The Mauremys reevesii isolate NIE-2019 linkage group 1, ASM1616193v1, whole genome shotgun sequence genome has a segment encoding these proteins:
- the LOC120381930 gene encoding zinc finger MYM-type protein 1-like, translating to MIDLMSRKVLDNILRQLGKAKYKPIIMDCTPDISHSEMMSLTVRFVDYKDGCIQGKEHFICFWSVDSPGKGLTALFMKILNENKIKLQGCHSQGYDNGANMKGRNSGAQAKILALIPRAFFIPCGCHFLNLVVSHVVSSSVFGVLQRIYVLFSASTIRWKILTDNVTNLTIKLLSDTNWDSRIGSVMPVRYRVTEVYSALLELAQLSKVQAESSMRRKAWQTRSLTSDFWSQLQFGTISCSK from the coding sequence atgattgacCTTATGTCAAGGAAGGTGCTTGATAACATATTGAGGCAGCTTGGCAAAGCAAAGTACAAACCCATAATAATGGACTGCACTCCTGACATTAGTCACAGTGAAATGATGTCATTGACAGTAAGATTTGTTGACTACAAGGATGGCTGTATCCAAGGAAAGGAACACTTTATCTGTTTCTGGTCTGTGGACTCTCCTGGAAAAGGCCTAACAGCACTATTTATGAAAattttgaatgagaataaaataaagcttcagggCTGCCACAGCCAAGGCTATGACAATGGCGCTaacatgaagggaagaaacagtggtGCCCAGGCAAAGATCCTTGCTCTGATTCCAAGAGCTTTCTTCATACCTTGTGGCTGCCATTTCCTCAACCTGGTTGTGTCACATGTAGTGTCATCTTCAGTGTTCGGAGTACTGCAAAGGATATACGTCCTGTTTTCAGCATCAACTATCAGGTGGAAGATCCTCACAGACAACGTTACAAATCTGACCATAAAGCTGCTAAGTGACACTAACTGGGATAGCCGCATTGGCAGTGTGATGCCAGTGAGGTATCGAGTGACTGAGGTTTACAGTGCCTTGCTGGAATTGGCACAGTTGAGTAAAGTCCAGGCTGAATCCAGCATGAGGCGCAAAGCCTGGCAAACCAGATCACTGACTTCAGATTTCTGGTCTCAATTGCAGTTTGGCACGATATCTTGTTCCAAGTAA